One Prunus dulcis chromosome 7, ALMONDv2, whole genome shotgun sequence DNA segment encodes these proteins:
- the LOC117635489 gene encoding E3 ubiquitin-protein ligase RNF14-like, whose product MEGKKIRHQRKVVGLAILLINDQQDDINPSTFTCDFCVESKHLQESFKVKGCSHFYCDQCIVKFVVSKLQDNVTSIMCPVPGCKGMLDPEHCRPILPNQIFDRWGSALCEAVVMGSETDKYLYCPFKDCSALLVYENGTKRAVCASVCPHCKRELCPSCKVPWHTAFDCIQFQKLNDDDMVKVGYVDYSTLAA is encoded by the exons ATGGAAGGGAAGAAAATTCGACACCAAAGGAAGGTTGTGGGATTGGCGATATTGTTAATCAATGACCAACAAGATGATATTAATCCAAGCACTTTCACATGTGATTTCTGCGTTGAGTCAAAGCATCTGCAAGAGTCATTCAAGGTGAAGGGTTGCAGCCATTTTTATTGCGACCAATGCATTGTCAAATTCGTAGTGTCCAAGCTCCAAGACAATGTGACATCCATTATGTGCCCTGTGCCAGGCTGCAAGGGCATGTTAGACCCGGAGCACTGCCGTCCAATTCTCCCGAACCAAATTTTCGATCGGTGGGGCAGTGCCTTGTGTGAAGCTGTGGTTATGGGGTCTGAGACTGACAAGTACTTGTACTGTCCCTTCAAGGATTGCTCAGCGTTGTTGGTTTATGAGAATGGCACCAAACGGGCTGTGTGTGCATCAGTGTGTCCTCATTGCAAGAGAGAGTTGTGCCCTAGTTGTAAGGttccttggcatactgcattCGATTGTATCCAGTTTCAGAAACTAAATGATGATGATATGGTCAAG GTCGGTTATGTAGATTATAGTACTCTTGCTGCTTAA
- the LOC117635491 gene encoding ATP-dependent RNA helicase DEAH12, chloroplastic-like: MKEKKQVGDIDPNFVCHFCHEQVHLEHSFNIKGCAHFYCQECIVKFIVSNLQNNVTCIMCPTPGCSGLLDPEYCRPILPNDVFDLWGTALCESLLETEHAVDSTFTCDFCVEQIELKDSFNIKGCAHFYCQECIVRFIVSKLQDNVTSVTCPDQGCPGVLDLEYCRPILPYDVLHRWGKALCESVVMEPQKKYLFCPFNACSTLLIDEEPDDTKQAQCPHCKRVFCVKCKVPWHTEFDCDMFQKLRDRGEDQQLEELAKNKNWRRCPSCKYYVERRDGCSYIKCRCGNAFCYNCGVQASLTSHTRHCPSCHK, encoded by the exons atgaaagaaaagaagcaagTTGGTGATATTGATCCAAATTTTGTATGTCACTTCTGCCATGAGCAAGTTCATCTAGAACACTCATTCAACATCAAGGGTTGCGCCCATTTTTACTGTCAAGAGTGCATTGTTAAATTCATAGTGTCCAATCTCCAAAACAATGTGACATGCATTATGTGCCCTACACCAGGCTGCAGTGGCCTGCTAGACCCTGAGTACTGTCGTCCAATCCTCCCGAACGACGTCTTTGATCTGTGGGGGACTGCCTTGTGTGAATCTCTTTTGGAAACAGAGCACGCTGTTGATTCAACTTTCACATGTGATTTCTGTGTTGAGCAAATTGAGCTAAAAGACTCATTTAACATCAAGGGTTGCGCCCATTTTTACTGTCAAGAGTGCATTGTTAGATTCATAGTGTCCAAGCTCCAAGACAATGTCACATCTGTTACGTGCCCAGATCAAGGATGCCCTGGGGTGTTAGACCTTGAGTACTGCCGTCCAATTCTCCCATACGACGTCCTTCACCGCTGGGGCAAGGCCTTGTGTGAATCTGTGGTTATGGAGCCTCAGAAGAAGTACTTATTCTGTCCCTTCAACGCATGCTCCACGCTGTTGATTGATGAGGAACCAGATGATACCAAACAAGCTCAGTGTCCTCATTGCAAGAGAGTGTTTTGTGTCAAGTGTAAGGTTCCTTGGCATACCGAATTCGATTGTGACATGTTCCAGAAACTGAGAGATAGGGGTGAAGATCAGCAGCTGGAAGAGCTTGCCAAGAATAAGAACTGGAGGAGGTGTCCAAGTTGCAAGTACTATGTTGAAAGACGCGATGGGTGCAGCTACATAAAATGCAG GTGTGGAAATGCTTTCTGTTACAATTGTGGAGTTCAAGCTTCCTTAACTTCTCATACCAGACATTGTCCAAGCTGTCACAAATAA